The DNA region GGCGGACACGACCGCTTCAGGAATATAGTGAGTGACCTTGACCGAGGTTTTAACCGAGCAGCCAAAGGGCGTACAGAGCAGCCAGTAGCAGATGCCGCTGATACGCCAACTGATACAGTCCGGACTCATGGCGCCGGAGACCAGGCTCGCCGTGTTCACGCTGGCGAGGGTGCCACTGCAGGTAAACAGCGTGGCCAGCATCAGGCGGCGGGGGCGGGAAAGGCGCATGTTCACGGCTGTTTCTCCCGCCAGGCATCGAGTTTTGCCCGGGCCGCGGCGACGTCGGTGGTACCGTAAACCACCCATTTATCGTCAAACACCACGGCGGGATACTTTTCCAGCCCCAGTGACCAGGCGTGCGCAACGCCGGCATAGCTGCCCGCCAGCGCCTGCTGACGCTGACGGAACGCCGGTGAGGCAATGACCGCCCGGGCCTGCTGCTCAGCCTGAGCCGGATTCATGGAAAGCGGCCCGAAAAGTTCAGACTGAACGCGGTCGGGTGCATCCAGTTCGGTGACGGTGACGTCAGGGCTGAGCTCGCCCGTAACGGGGTACGCATGGTCGGTGTAAATCACGGTGCCGGCATGGGCACCGGCCGTGAGGAACAGGACGATAAGGCTGCTGAGGGGGATTTTCATGGGTAACACTCCCTGAGTGGATAATGCCGTCAGGGTGCGTTTTTCGCGTGGAAGGGTCAGCCGTTAACTCTTAATTAAGAAATGATAATTCTGCACGTCATGAGTCAGTGTGGTGACGGTGTTAATAGAATTGCGGAATCTGGTTACACAGGAAAAAGAATCTGAGCCGGTAAAAAAACAGCTAACACTCTGCAGTGTGGAGCGCATCCGGACGCAGCATTATCAGTTGCGTCCGGGCCCCCGGGGCCCATGTTTTTATCTCTTAATCCCGCCCGTCGCCTTCATCAGCCTGCCGCCATTTAAGATATTCCAGCTCACGGACAAATCCGGCAGCAGCGGCATTGCGCCTAATGCTCCATTGCGTCTCGCCTTCCCGCATGAGAGGAAGCCATTCATCCGGAACAGGGTTCTCCGGTGGCCCGTCAAAGTCCTGCCTGTGCCGGTCTTCAGCATCAGCGTGCAAGGGGACATGCCTGGCAAACCACAGGTCAGTGTTTTCCCATGCCTGCATGCCCCATGCGAGCAGCGCTTCCTCATCAGAATCAGTCACACTGGCAAGGAACTCAACAGCCCAGTCATTCAGATTATCTTCTGTTGCCCCAGGTAAAAGCGATAAGTAATGCGTTCTGCAGGCGTTCAGCCAGAGCTGAGCATCGGACTCCGGCTGCTCATCCTCAGGGTGGCTGGTCGTGCCTTCGTCAGTTGCGTACCATTCTTCCATTGACTGCTGCTCCAGGAGGCGTGCAGCATGATTTTCACGCGTCTGCTCAATACCCGCAGCCACCACGCTGTTCCAGTCAGTTTCTGCAGGCGCTGCCATACCCGCGCCGTTCAGCTGCTGATTGAGGAAGTTCAGCCAGGATGTATCCTCCGGTTCGGGTTGAGCGCTGACGGCTTCTGTCATTCCCGCCTCGCTGATAACGCCCGGCAGTCCTTTTTTCTCCCGCCCGGTACTGGCACGATCGGCCAGGTAACGTTCCCGCCAGACCGTCCCGTTAGCGCGTTTACCCTCTGCCTCCAGGCTCGTTGTGTACTTCATCAGCCAGACGTGCATGTAACGCTGCCTGTCAGGAGCGCATGACATACTGATGTCATGAAATCGCTGGTAAAAGGCCTCGTCATGCCCGCAATCCATACTGTCACCCTCATGCGCAGCCTCATGCTCCGTCAGGCTGAACAGCAGGCTGGCAGTCTGCAGCGCGTCAGACTTCAGCCTGCGCACGATATCGATGTTATAAGCAATATAGGTCTCTCCGTCCGTCCAGGCATCGGCAGACGTGGACTCACCCAGCAGGATCTGGAAGCGGATACCGCCATAACTGCGTGACTGATAGCCTGCTTCCCCCCCCGAACAGATGGCAGCATATTGAGCAAGGCACCAGCGCAGTGCTGTCCATGCACGTCGCGTTTCCTTATCGAGCTGTTTCTCACTGATCATCTGCGTGCGGTCGAGAAAGTTTTCGCTGAGGGTCTCAAAGTCGATCAGCGCCAGGTCGTCTCGCCAGCCAGCGCCCCAGCGCTGCTGCCGGGGTAAATGCTCCCGGTACGCCTGAAGGTTTACGCGCACGCGGCTCAGACACTCCATGAACTCATCCGGCTCGTAACAGCCGAAGCGGGAAAGCGTGACGGGGTGCACCACAGGGGCAATACCGGCACGGGCGATGATTTCCCCGCGAGGAACATCGCGTGCATACCGCGCGAGGGTGAAGCAGTTTTTATCTGTCGCCGCCGGATAGTAGCGGCACTTGCGGATGAAGTGCTCAAGCGTGACGTGACGTTTACCGGGCAGGAGCGTGATGACCTCTTCACCGTTCATCAGTTTCTGCAGATCCCCTTCTCCGGAGAGCAATGCGCGGGCCGTATTCTCCCGTCGTGCTTCTGTTTTACGGTGATGCCCCTGATTGTCAGAAAAATCGGCGGCGAGCTGACCAAACCGTGCGGCAACGGCTTTCCAGACCGGGCAGGTCTTGCGCAGGATTTCGGTACGCGAAACGTTCAGTGCGAGAGGCTTTTTACTGACAATGAGACCACCGGTGCCCCAGATATGCCCCGGATCGTGACGCACAAGCACACCCTGATTGTAAACTGACAGCGCACCATCCTCCCGCAGGCGATACCAGGCCATATCATCCTCAGCATCCCACTTTTCCAGCGCCGGTTTACGCGTTATAACATTGCCGTCCAGAGTTACCGGGACTGACGTGTAACGGACCTGGTCACGTATTTCCTGAATACAGGACATCCGCTCCTGACTGGAAAGCGGCTATACCAATCACCGCTGATGGTGCACCCTGCCTGAAGCGCCTCTGGCTCTGTCAGCTCATACTCATATCCCATTACCCTGGTGTCAACCTCCATCTGCCAGCGCTGCGAGCGCCAGACCGTCCGGGCATGCGCCATAATCTGGCCACGGCCCAGGCGAAAGCGACCATAGGTGGCATCCCCCTCACGGTGTGGCGTGCCGAAGCGGCCAAAATAACGTTTCACATCATCATACGACGTAAAACCCCGGCCGTCGTCACAGCAGCTAAAGCCCCCCGGGGTAATGTTCAGCGTAATGGCCCCCGCGCCGGCATCGACGCTGTTCATGATGAGTTCAATGAGGGCTTTGGCCACAGAGCCGGCCTGGCTGTAGATGATGTGGTGAATGATTTCGGGGTCTAGCTCAAAGGGATGTCGCATCAGGATGCTCCTGCAAGGGGTTCAGGACCATTTTCCGGATGCGGGTTATGGGTTAAATAAGGAAGTCTTAATGCACAACTGAAAGAATATCCATTATGAGCAATTCGAAAATAAAATGCTGATAAGAATAATAAAATTGGATAACAGCACTGCAGGATCACTGGAAAAAAGAGACCTTTGGGACCAAACCGCACGCCGCTGGCAGACTGAAAATGATGACACTGATGACACTGATGACACTGATGACACTGATGACACTGATGACACTGATGACACTCATGGCGCACGGCAACGCTACAATAAAGGATACTGAATTATGGATATCAAATACTTTTTAACGCATCAGGGATAAACTGTTTGGCTGAGATGAATCACACCTTTGTGATCACACATATCAAGAGTTGCCTTGCATGTATGATGAAACTTTTAAAATCATGTTCTAAGAAAATATATTGAAAATTTGCACCCCAAGAACATTTCAAATTTACTACGCCCAGTGCATGCCATCGACAACAGCTGGCCTTATATAAAGTTTATCAGATTTTTCATTCGACATGGAAATAAATAGTCATCGCTGCTATTTTAAAGTTTAATCTACCCTTAGATTGTAAAGTGAGGTTTTTTATGGAGCTACTACAAGAGAAAGGTGCTATACATAAAGTTGTTATAATGCCAACAACAGGAGAGTGGACATTTCTTCAGGGTTTCGATATTGGCATTCTAAATCCTGAAGTAGCTGAAATCCTCTTCTTGTTAAGCAAGGCACCCAAAGAATTAAAGGATATTTTTGTTTCCGAATCACATGGGGTGGATGATACGCTAAATGCACTAAACCCAATCACTCTTATCTCTAAAGAAAATATTGAAAATATACCTAATATTTATCATGTGCCATTTTGTTTGATATTTTGTGTTAAAGAAGACTTTTTATACGTTAGCAAAATCGCCAAAAATTTCGAAGTACCACCAATAATATGCTGCAATAACAAATCTGCTGACATACGCTTAAATGAAATAAATAGCATTTTTTCATTCGATAAAGCTTTGTACTCTAGGTTGAAGTTCTTAGAAAGCATGATACGAAAATCAACTGGTGAAAGAAAAATATCAAACAACCTTAAAAGAAGAGGATTTTTGTTTAAAAATTCAAATTGGAGATCTACTCTTAACAATGCGACCTTGCCAAATGAACTGCTTATGGAATCCATTGGCTATATGTTATCACGGCCAAAAAGAATTAAAGATGGAAGCAGCAAAAGAGAGTTTATAAATATAATAATTGACAGCGTTGACGCTTACATCAACTGCACGAAGGAATTAAATATAGATCCTCCTGTGGAAATTTTATTATACGCTCCAGGAATGCATTCTTTTCTGTATGATAAAAACCATGACCTCTATGAATTGGTCGGTAAAGAATTGAATTTAGATGAGAAAAGATTTTTGATTAACGGCGTCCTTAGAAATCCTGCTTATTCAGGCATCAGGGTCGAACTTGAGGAACATAAAACAAAGGATTTTTTCAAAAATCCGATATTCAAATATTTCATTTCACTTAGGCGTTCTGAAATGCGATTAACAACGGCTGCAATCTCTTTGCTTAGTTTACATAAAAAAATACCTGCTATTAGAATGCCAAATTCAATAAATCATCATGGCAATATACTAAAAAGAATCGAAGAGCTAGCCGTCAAGATTGGAATATATGCCCCTGACTTTATAAGTACTGCCAAAGTATTTAACACGGTAATACGAAGAACTATGGGGAATAAGTTACGATCATATATAACTGATAATTTCAATGACATATCATTCGTCTGCGATGTGCCTTTAGACTGGGTTAGGTTCAGGGGGCTGCCTGTTATGTTTAGCCATGAAATATCCAGGATAAACACAACGCCGGGGAATATTCTATTACAGAACGCATCATTCTTCCCACGTACTGTGATAAATGCATCAGAACTAAAAAAGGTTTTGGTCATTCGCTCTTTTCAACCAGATGATCCTTTAAAGTTTATATTGGAAACTGCATTAGATACTTTTAGGGTGCATATGCCTGACTTATCTTGTGAAATTATTGATGTAAATTCAAATGCTGAATTTATCGAGGCGTTGAACCAATATAATGGATACTTGCTTGT from Pantoea deleyi includes:
- a CDS encoding CHAT domain protein, producing the protein MELLQEKGAIHKVVIMPTTGEWTFLQGFDIGILNPEVAEILFLLSKAPKELKDIFVSESHGVDDTLNALNPITLISKENIENIPNIYHVPFCLIFCVKEDFLYVSKIAKNFEVPPIICCNNKSADIRLNEINSIFSFDKALYSRLKFLESMIRKSTGERKISNNLKRRGFLFKNSNWRSTLNNATLPNELLMESIGYMLSRPKRIKDGSSKREFINIIIDSVDAYINCTKELNIDPPVEILLYAPGMHSFLYDKNHDLYELVGKELNLDEKRFLINGVLRNPAYSGIRVELEEHKTKDFFKNPIFKYFISLRRSEMRLTTAAISLLSLHKKIPAIRMPNSINHHGNILKRIEELAVKIGIYAPDFISTAKVFNTVIRRTMGNKLRSYITDNFNDISFVCDVPLDWVRFRGLPVMFSHEISRINTTPGNILLQNASFFPRTVINASELKKVLVIRSFQPDDPLKFILETALDTFRVHMPDLSCEIIDVNSNAEFIEALNQYNGYLLVMDCHGDHGGDIGHGWLIIGDEKIDTWHLNKVARIPPVVILSACLTSALSGSHASVANGFMVSGALSVIGTLLPVNAIDSAVFVSRLIFRLYDFPSAIPKDYSHVNMRLLLSIFLRMSYATDLIRGLEREGLIAKDSWQEDAIDINTYINMLNQDWFSYTIEKLAKLTDLEEVEVLNIIDEKLYITETMCYSQIGFPESISIKLKE
- a CDS encoding TIGR03757 family integrating conjugative element protein; this translates as MKIPLSSLIVLFLTAGAHAGTVIYTDHAYPVTGELSPDVTVTELDAPDRVQSELFGPLSMNPAQAEQQARAVIASPAFRQRQQALAGSYAGVAHAWSLGLEKYPAVVFDDKWVVYGTTDVAAARAKLDAWREKQP